The DNA segment GCAAAAGTACACTCATGAACCTTTTAGGTTGTCTTGATACCCCAACAGGAGGTTCATATACCCTTAACGGTAAAGATGTAAGCCAAATGAGTGATGATGAGCTTGCAGGCATACGAAACAAAGAAATTGGCTTTGTGTTCCAAACATTCAACCTACTACCCCGCACTACCGCATTAGACAATGTTGCATTACCAATGGTATATGCAGGCTATAAAAAACCACAACGTAACGAGCGCGCTACCGAAGTATTAAAACAAGTAGGACTTGCTGACAGAATGGATCATAAACCCAATCAGTTATCGGGAGGGCAACGACAAAGAGTAGCTGTAGCGCGAGCATTAGTAAACAACCCCTCTATAATTCTTGCCGATGAGCCTACAGGTAACCTAGATAGTAAAACATCGTTAGAGATAATGGGTTTATTTAATGATATACATGCCAATGGTAACACTGTAATACTCGTAACCCACGA comes from the Flavobacterium arcticum genome and includes:
- a CDS encoding ABC transporter ATP-binding protein is translated as MAEPIINIKGITRDFPLGNEIVKVLKGIDLTINKGEYVALMGPSGSGKSTLMNLLGCLDTPTGGSYTLNGKDVSQMSDDELAGIRNKEIGFVFQTFNLLPRTTALDNVALPMVYAGYKKPQRNERATEVLKQVGLADRMDHKPNQLSGGQRQRVAVARALVNNPSIILADEPTGNLDSKTSLEIMGLFNDIHANGNTVILVTHEEDIAAYAHRVIRLRDGIVESDNVNLNPVV